The following coding sequences lie in one Hydrogenophaga sp. PBL-H3 genomic window:
- the hpnE gene encoding hydroxysqualene dehydroxylase HpnE — MKLAVVGAGWAGMAAAVEAASLGLDVTVFEATRTLGGRARALITEKPDGTPITLDNGQHILIGAYSETLTLMQRVGVKLPQVLLALPLSLPYPDGTGLQTPAWAARWPAPLDALAVIATARGWTWGERLALIRASLGWQLAGFRCAPTLTVENLCESLPDRVVQELIEPLCVSALNLPSSHASAAIFLNVMRDALFGRGAAGFSASSLLLPRTDLSGLLPDAAAGWLQAQHGTTTRIRPGTRITGLRAHAGQWHLTGDGVSETFDRVIWATPASTAAQILLAHEDEDEALNEALASWALSAHALDFTAITTVYAHAAGARLPSPMLALRAEPDAQTSPAQFVFDRGQLNPTDAAAQGVLAFVVSASSGERDDLQARVLQQGARQLGLSLQPLLSVVEKRATFACTPNLERPDAQIAPGLYAAGDYVQGPYPATLEGAVRSGLAAARLASG; from the coding sequence GTGAAGCTCGCCGTCGTCGGCGCAGGCTGGGCGGGCATGGCCGCAGCGGTCGAAGCGGCATCGTTGGGGCTTGACGTGACGGTGTTCGAGGCCACGCGCACGCTCGGTGGTCGTGCCCGCGCGCTGATCACCGAAAAGCCCGACGGCACGCCGATCACGCTGGACAACGGACAGCACATCCTGATCGGCGCCTACAGCGAGACGCTGACCTTGATGCAGCGCGTGGGGGTGAAGCTGCCGCAGGTGCTGCTGGCGCTGCCGCTTTCGCTGCCCTACCCCGATGGCACGGGTCTGCAGACCCCGGCCTGGGCAGCGCGCTGGCCCGCACCGCTCGATGCACTGGCGGTCATTGCCACCGCGCGCGGCTGGACCTGGGGTGAGCGCCTGGCGTTGATCCGTGCCTCGCTGGGCTGGCAGCTCGCGGGTTTCCGCTGCGCGCCCACGCTCACCGTAGAAAACCTTTGCGAGTCCCTGCCCGACCGCGTGGTGCAGGAGCTGATCGAGCCGCTGTGCGTCTCGGCGCTCAACCTGCCTTCGTCGCACGCCAGTGCGGCCATCTTTCTGAACGTCATGCGCGACGCCTTGTTCGGCCGGGGCGCAGCGGGCTTCAGTGCCTCCAGCCTGCTGCTGCCGCGCACGGATCTCTCCGGCCTGCTGCCGGACGCCGCGGCAGGCTGGCTGCAAGCGCAGCACGGCACGACAACCCGCATTCGACCGGGCACCCGCATCACCGGACTGAGGGCCCACGCAGGTCAGTGGCACCTGACGGGCGACGGCGTGAGCGAGACCTTCGATCGTGTGATCTGGGCCACGCCGGCCAGCACGGCCGCGCAGATCCTGCTCGCCCACGAGGACGAAGACGAGGCGTTGAACGAAGCGCTGGCCAGTTGGGCCTTGTCGGCGCACGCGCTCGACTTCACCGCCATCACCACGGTCTACGCGCACGCGGCGGGTGCTCGGCTGCCTTCGCCCATGCTGGCCCTGCGCGCCGAGCCCGACGCCCAGACCTCACCCGCGCAATTCGTGTTCGACCGCGGACAGCTCAACCCGACGGACGCAGCCGCGCAAGGCGTGCTGGCCTTCGTGGTGAGCGCCAGCAGCGGCGAGCGCGACGACCTGCAGGCGCGCGTGTTGCAGCAAGGCGCGCGGCAGCTGGGCCTGAGCTTGCAGCCGCTGCTCAGCGTGGTGGAGAAACGCGCCACGTTTGCCTGTACGCCCAACCTGGAGCGCCCCGACGCGCAGATCGCCCCCGGGCTGTACGCCGCGGGCGACTATGTGCAGGGGCCGTATCCGGCCACGCTCGAAGGGGCCGTGCGCAGCGGCCTGGCAGCCGCCAGACTGGCGAGCGGCTGA
- a CDS encoding glutathione S-transferase family protein has translation MSLTIYGIPASRAVRPLWAATELGLDFHHVKLSYQGGGNRTPAFLAINPNGRVPAVVDARPEGDVVVWESMACALYIARHHGEADGVSITPATAREDAEALRWSFWAMTETETDALTVLMHRMVMPEERRKPDLAAAAERRLAVPLRVIEQHLQGQKDAGQSFLAAARFTVTDLCAASVLNWARPSRTLMAEHPLTHDWILRCMARPAYVQVREFD, from the coding sequence ATGAGCCTGACGATCTACGGCATTCCCGCGTCCCGCGCGGTGCGCCCTCTGTGGGCCGCCACCGAACTCGGCCTGGATTTCCACCACGTGAAGCTGTCGTACCAGGGCGGAGGCAACCGCACGCCGGCGTTTCTGGCGATCAACCCCAACGGCCGCGTGCCGGCGGTGGTCGATGCGCGGCCCGAAGGTGACGTGGTGGTTTGGGAAAGCATGGCCTGCGCGCTGTACATCGCTCGCCACCATGGTGAGGCGGACGGAGTGAGCATCACACCAGCCACAGCGCGCGAGGACGCGGAGGCCCTGCGCTGGAGCTTCTGGGCCATGACGGAAACCGAAACCGACGCGCTCACCGTGCTCATGCACCGCATGGTCATGCCCGAGGAGCGGCGCAAACCCGATCTGGCCGCCGCTGCCGAGCGCCGCCTGGCGGTGCCGTTGCGCGTGATCGAACAGCACCTGCAAGGCCAGAAAGACGCGGGCCAGTCTTTTCTGGCGGCCGCCCGCTTCACCGTGACCGACCTCTGCGCGGCCAGCGTGCTCAACTGGGCGCGCCCTTCACGGACGCTCATGGCTGAGCACCCGCTCACCCACGACTGGATCCTGCGCTGCATGGCGCGACCGGCCTATGTTCAGGTGCGCGAGTTCGACTGA
- a CDS encoding HAD family hydrolase — protein MSTAPQAALLALDSSRIRAISIDLDDTLWPIWPTIERAEAMLAAWLSEHAPATARLYATPGALREARNHLQTLRPDLAYDLSALRRESIRHVLDRAGDDPALAEPAFEVFFEERQRVQLFEDAMPALEWLSTRFPVVAVSNGNADVNRVGLGHHFHAAFSAREFGVGKPDSRIFHAAADAAGVDAAEVLHIGDDPHLDVVGGLGAGMQVAWVNRTGMAWEHAPLQPHTTVTDLVALCRQIG, from the coding sequence ATGAGTACAGCCCCTCAGGCCGCGCTGCTTGCGCTGGATTCGAGCCGCATTCGCGCCATCAGCATCGATCTGGACGACACGCTCTGGCCGATCTGGCCCACCATCGAACGCGCCGAAGCCATGCTGGCCGCGTGGCTGAGCGAGCACGCGCCCGCCACCGCCCGGCTCTACGCCACGCCCGGCGCGCTGCGCGAGGCCCGCAACCACCTGCAGACCCTGCGGCCCGATCTGGCCTACGACCTCAGTGCCTTGCGCCGCGAGTCGATCCGCCATGTGCTCGACCGCGCGGGCGACGACCCCGCCCTGGCCGAGCCCGCGTTCGAGGTGTTCTTTGAAGAGCGTCAGCGCGTGCAGTTGTTTGAAGACGCCATGCCCGCATTGGAATGGCTGAGCACCCGCTTCCCTGTGGTGGCGGTGTCCAACGGCAATGCCGATGTGAACCGGGTGGGTCTCGGGCACCACTTCCACGCCGCCTTCAGTGCCCGCGAATTCGGCGTGGGCAAGCCCGATTCGCGCATCTTCCACGCCGCCGCCGACGCCGCCGGTGTGGACGCAGCCGAGGTGCTGCACATTGGTGACGATCCGCATCTGGATGTGGTGGGTGGACTGGGCGCCGGCATGCAGGTGGCCTGGGTCAACCGCACCGGCATGGCGTGGGAGCACGCGCCGCTGCAGCCGCACACCACCGTGACCGACCTGGTGGCCCTGTGCCGCCAGATCGGTTGA
- the hemH gene encoding ferrochelatase, producing the protein MPFNSEPPYKHGQAARTAVLLCNLGTPDEPTAPALRRYLAEFLGDQRVVEIPRFVWMLILHGIILRVRPKKSAAKYAGIWMPEGSPLKVWTERQATLLRGYLGERGHQVTVRYAMRYGNPSIASVMDELKAQGVTRVLVLPAYPQFSATTTASVVDGVMNWAAKVRNLPELRFINRYHDHPGYIQALAKTIRAHWMAHGQSEQLVMSFHGVPERTLQLGDPYHCECHKTARLLAEQLGLPKDRYKVTFQSRFGKAKWLEPYTEPTLIELAGKGLKSVDVVCPGFTSDCLETLEEINMEAREAFLHAGGQSFQYIPCLNDHPEWIRALSDVAEQHLQGWATKTADNPMELQASRERALAIGAKD; encoded by the coding sequence ATGCCCTTCAACTCCGAACCGCCCTACAAACATGGCCAGGCCGCTCGCACGGCTGTGCTGCTGTGCAATCTGGGCACGCCCGACGAACCCACCGCCCCTGCCCTGCGCCGCTACCTCGCCGAATTCCTGGGCGACCAGCGCGTGGTGGAAATTCCGCGCTTCGTCTGGATGTTGATCCTGCACGGCATCATCCTGCGCGTGCGACCCAAGAAATCGGCCGCCAAGTACGCCGGCATCTGGATGCCCGAAGGCTCACCGCTGAAGGTGTGGACCGAGCGCCAGGCCACGCTGCTGCGCGGCTACCTGGGCGAGCGCGGCCACCAGGTGACGGTGCGCTACGCCATGCGCTACGGCAACCCCTCCATTGCCTCGGTGATGGACGAGCTCAAGGCCCAGGGCGTGACCCGCGTGCTGGTATTGCCGGCCTATCCGCAGTTCAGCGCGACCACCACCGCCAGCGTGGTGGACGGTGTGATGAACTGGGCCGCCAAGGTGCGCAACCTGCCCGAGCTGCGCTTCATCAACCGCTACCACGACCACCCCGGCTACATCCAGGCGCTGGCCAAGACCATCCGCGCGCACTGGATGGCGCACGGCCAGAGCGAACAGCTGGTGATGAGTTTTCACGGCGTGCCCGAGCGCACGCTGCAGCTCGGCGACCCCTACCACTGCGAGTGCCACAAGACCGCGCGCCTGCTGGCCGAACAACTCGGTCTGCCCAAGGACCGCTACAAGGTCACGTTCCAGTCGCGGTTTGGCAAGGCCAAGTGGCTGGAGCCCTACACCGAACCCACGCTGATCGAACTCGCGGGCAAAGGCCTGAAGAGCGTGGACGTGGTCTGCCCCGGCTTCACGAGCGACTGCCTGGAAACGCTGGAAGAGATCAACATGGAAGCGCGCGAGGCTTTCCTGCACGCGGGTGGCCAGAGCTTCCAGTACATCCCCTGCCTCAACGACCACCCCGAGTGGATCCGCGCGCTCAGCGACGTGGCCGAGCAGCACCTGCAGGGCTGGGCCACCAAAACGGCCGACAACCCGATGGAGCTGCAGGCCAGCCGCGAGCGCGCGCTGGCGATCGGCGCAAAGGACTGA
- a CDS encoding LysE/ArgO family amino acid transporter produces the protein MSAAWPVFLQGLALSLGLIVAIGAQNAFVLRQGLRREHVGSVVIFCAVADAVLIAAGVLGMAQALADSPGIARALALAGAAFLTVYGWRALRRARHPERLTASEAGGSISRAAALAQAAAFTLLNPHVYLDTVLLVGSIGAQQPAALRGWFVAGASSASVLWFGLLGFGARWLAPWFARPRAWQVLDALVGVTMWVLAALLLRHALLGA, from the coding sequence CTGTCAGCTGCCTGGCCCGTCTTCCTTCAGGGCTTGGCCCTGAGCCTGGGTCTCATCGTGGCCATTGGCGCACAAAACGCGTTTGTGTTGCGCCAGGGCCTGCGCCGCGAGCACGTGGGCAGCGTGGTGATCTTCTGCGCAGTGGCCGACGCCGTGTTGATCGCGGCGGGTGTGCTGGGCATGGCGCAGGCGCTGGCCGACAGCCCCGGCATTGCGCGCGCACTGGCCTTGGCCGGCGCCGCCTTCCTCACGGTCTATGGCTGGCGCGCCCTGCGCCGCGCGCGGCATCCAGAGCGGTTGACCGCATCCGAGGCGGGTGGATCCATCAGCCGGGCTGCGGCCCTGGCGCAAGCAGCTGCCTTCACGCTGCTCAACCCGCATGTGTATCTGGACACGGTGCTGCTGGTGGGCAGCATCGGCGCCCAACAACCCGCCGCCTTGCGCGGCTGGTTCGTGGCGGGTGCCAGCTCGGCCAGTGTGCTGTGGTTCGGGCTGCTGGGTTTTGGCGCACGCTGGCTGGCGCCGTGGTTTGCGCGGCCCAGGGCCTGGCAGGTGCTCGACGCCCTGGTCGGCGTGACCATGTGGGTGCTGGCCGCGCTGCTGCTGCGGCATGCGCTGCTTGGGGCGTGA
- a CDS encoding alpha/beta fold hydrolase: protein MKPHAAVTPRSRYLVCEGREIHFMDWQPDTPDGPVVVAWHGLARTGRDMDPLAAHLSAQGWRVICPDTIGRGFSQWSPKPETEYCLDFYSRIATALVDQLGIGRFHWVGTSMGGAIGMVCAAGPLRGRIERLVLNDIGPKTADAAIARIRSYAGNPAAFGTVGELEQYFRTIYKPYGFLSDAQWTLLTESSTRRLPDGRVTPHYDPAMVQQFTHHPTDYELWPTYDRIDVPVLCLRGADSDLLLADTAEAMRDRGPRALVVTIAGCGHAPALNVPEQFELVQRFLAGH from the coding sequence ATGAAACCCCATGCCGCCGTGACGCCCCGCTCGCGTTATCTCGTGTGCGAAGGCCGCGAGATCCACTTCATGGACTGGCAACCCGACACCCCGGATGGGCCGGTGGTGGTGGCCTGGCATGGTCTTGCGCGCACCGGGCGCGACATGGACCCGCTGGCCGCGCACCTGAGCGCGCAGGGCTGGCGGGTGATCTGCCCCGACACCATCGGCCGTGGCTTCAGCCAGTGGAGCCCGAAGCCCGAGACCGAGTACTGCCTCGACTTCTACAGCCGCATCGCGACCGCGCTGGTCGACCAGCTGGGGATCGGGCGCTTCCACTGGGTCGGCACCTCCATGGGCGGCGCCATCGGCATGGTGTGCGCGGCCGGTCCTCTGCGCGGGCGCATCGAGCGTCTGGTGCTCAACGACATCGGCCCCAAAACGGCGGACGCCGCGATCGCGCGCATCCGCAGCTATGCCGGCAACCCGGCCGCGTTCGGCACGGTGGGTGAGCTGGAGCAGTATTTCCGCACCATCTACAAGCCCTACGGTTTTCTGAGCGATGCGCAGTGGACGCTGCTCACCGAAAGCTCCACGCGCCGCCTGCCCGACGGCCGCGTGACGCCTCACTACGACCCGGCCATGGTCCAGCAGTTCACCCACCATCCCACCGACTACGAACTGTGGCCGACCTACGACCGCATTGATGTGCCGGTGCTGTGTCTGCGCGGTGCCGACTCCGACCTGCTGCTGGCCGACACGGCAGAAGCCATGCGCGACCGCGGGCCGCGCGCGCTGGTGGTCACCATCGCCGGCTGCGGGCACGCACCGGCGCTCAATGTGCCTGAGCAATTCGAGCTGGTGCAGCGGTTCTTGGCGGGGCACTGA
- a CDS encoding branched-chain amino acid ABC transporter permease yields the protein MLNRLLSNDLPRSRWLTALLIVLVLGLAFAPFLFPGVKALNVAAKVLIFVALVASFDLLLGYTGIVSFAHTMFFGIGAYGVAIALNSAEQASWGALALGVVCALLISLVLSLLIGLFSLRVKAIFFAMITLAVASAFLTLASQLSDFTGGEDGLSFRVPELLSPGFMLREEPLVTPLGEVDLNGRLVSYYLIFVAVTAIFLTILRIVNSPFGRVLQAIRENDFRAEALGYRTVVYRTLSNVLSASFATLAGCLLALWLRYNGPDTSLSFEIMLDILLIVVIGGMGTLYGALIGSVLFLVAQSYLQDLLRIAGQATEGIPLLPALLTPDRWLLWLGVLFVLSVYYFPTGVVGKLRERAVLGRLKGLK from the coding sequence ATGCTGAACCGTCTCCTTTCCAACGACCTGCCGCGCAGCCGCTGGCTCACCGCACTGCTGATCGTGCTGGTCCTCGGCCTCGCGTTCGCACCCTTCCTGTTTCCGGGCGTGAAGGCGCTCAACGTGGCGGCCAAGGTGCTCATCTTCGTGGCGCTGGTGGCCAGCTTTGACCTGCTGCTGGGTTACACCGGCATCGTGAGTTTTGCGCACACCATGTTCTTCGGCATCGGCGCTTACGGCGTGGCGATCGCGCTCAATTCGGCGGAGCAGGCAAGCTGGGGCGCGCTGGCCCTGGGTGTGGTCTGCGCGTTGTTGATCTCGCTCGTGCTCTCGCTGCTGATCGGCCTGTTTTCACTGCGCGTGAAGGCGATCTTCTTCGCCATGATCACGCTGGCGGTGGCCTCGGCTTTCCTCACACTGGCCTCGCAACTCTCCGACTTCACCGGCGGTGAAGACGGCCTGAGCTTCCGGGTACCCGAATTGTTGTCGCCCGGCTTCATGCTGCGCGAGGAACCGCTGGTGACACCGCTGGGCGAGGTGGATCTGAACGGCCGGCTGGTCAGCTATTACCTGATCTTCGTTGCCGTCACCGCGATCTTCCTGACCATCCTGCGCATCGTGAACTCACCCTTCGGCCGCGTGCTGCAGGCGATCCGCGAGAACGACTTCCGAGCCGAAGCGCTGGGCTACCGCACCGTCGTCTACCGCACGCTGTCCAACGTGCTCTCGGCCTCGTTCGCCACGCTGGCGGGCTGCCTGCTCGCGCTCTGGCTGCGCTACAACGGACCCGACACCTCGCTGTCGTTCGAGATCATGCTGGACATCCTGCTCATCGTCGTGATCGGCGGCATGGGCACGCTGTACGGCGCGCTGATCGGCAGCGTGCTGTTTCTCGTGGCGCAGAGTTACCTGCAAGACCTGCTGCGCATCGCCGGGCAGGCCACCGAAGGCATTCCGCTGCTGCCCGCCTTGCTCACCCCCGACCGCTGGCTGCTCTGGCTGGGTGTTCTGTTCGTGCTCTCGGTTTACTACTTTCCCACCGGCGTGGTGGGCAAGTTGCGGGAGCGCGCGGTGCTCGGTCGGCTGAAGGGGCTGAAATGA
- a CDS encoding branched-chain amino acid ABC transporter permease: MTLLKADFDWKPLALVPALALIALPAVGSGSTWVTLTVAGLAMGMIIFIIASGLTLVFGLMDVLNFGHGVFIALGAFVATTVLASMGSYTQADSLWLNLMALLPAMLVAMAVAGALGWVFERLIIRPVYGMHLKQILITMGGMIIGEEMIKVIWGPEQIALPLPESLRGSFIFGDAAVEKYRLLAVLVGAAVFAAMVWTLNRTKVGLLVRAGVQDREMVESLGYRIRQLFIGVFVVGSALAGLGGVMWGLYQQTVLPQMGAQVNVLIFIVIIIGGLGSTTGALIGALLVGLMANYTGFLAPKVALFSNIALMVAILLWRPQGVYPVTNR; the protein is encoded by the coding sequence ATGACACTTCTCAAAGCCGACTTTGACTGGAAGCCGCTCGCCCTCGTGCCGGCATTGGCATTGATCGCGCTGCCCGCCGTGGGCAGTGGCTCCACCTGGGTCACGCTCACCGTGGCGGGTCTGGCCATGGGCATGATCATCTTCATCATCGCTTCGGGCCTCACGCTGGTTTTCGGTCTGATGGACGTGCTCAACTTCGGCCACGGTGTGTTCATCGCGCTGGGCGCCTTCGTGGCCACCACGGTGCTGGCCAGCATGGGCAGCTACACCCAAGCCGACAGCCTCTGGCTCAACCTCATGGCCCTGCTGCCTGCGATGCTGGTGGCGATGGCTGTGGCCGGCGCGCTGGGCTGGGTGTTCGAGCGATTGATCATCCGCCCGGTGTACGGCATGCACCTCAAGCAGATCCTGATCACCATGGGCGGCATGATCATTGGCGAAGAAATGATCAAGGTCATCTGGGGCCCCGAGCAGATCGCGCTGCCACTGCCCGAGAGCCTGCGAGGCTCGTTCATCTTTGGCGACGCGGCGGTGGAGAAGTACCGCCTGCTCGCGGTGCTGGTGGGTGCTGCGGTGTTCGCCGCGATGGTGTGGACCTTGAACCGCACCAAGGTCGGCCTGCTGGTGCGTGCCGGCGTGCAGGACCGCGAGATGGTCGAGTCGCTGGGCTACCGCATCCGCCAGCTTTTCATCGGCGTGTTCGTGGTGGGCAGTGCGCTGGCCGGCCTGGGCGGCGTGATGTGGGGCCTGTACCAGCAGACCGTGTTGCCGCAGATGGGCGCGCAGGTCAACGTGTTGATCTTCATCGTCATCATCATCGGCGGCCTGGGCTCCACCACGGGTGCGCTCATCGGCGCGCTGCTGGTGGGCCTGATGGCCAACTACACCGGCTTCCTGGCGCCGAAGGTCGCGCTGTTTTCCAACATCGCGCTGATGGTGGCCATCCTGTTGTGGCGCCCGCAGGGCGTGTACCCCGTGACGAACAGATGA
- a CDS encoding ABC transporter ATP-binding protein, with the protein MSPHAPPLRGSLPPQGADPAWGGPAPDRASPLLTLKGVHTHIGAYHILHGVDLVVPANQLTMLLGRNGAGKTTTLRTIMGLWHASQGTVVLDGVDITKQPTPDTAQSGVAYVPESMGIFSDLSVRENMLLAARGARTLDDIDTVRLEWIFGLFPAIKKFWLHPAGKLSGGQKQMLAVSRAIVEPRKLLLIDEPSKGLAPAIIQNMIAAFRELKAAQTTILLVEQNFNFARQLGDSVAVMDDGRVVHSGSMAELAADEGMQSRLLGLSLGAHQ; encoded by the coding sequence ATGAGCCCCCACGCTCCACCGCTGCGCGGGTCGCTGCCCCCCCAGGGGGCTGATCCGGCTTGGGGCGGCCCGGCGCCGGATCGCGCCTCGCCCCTGTTGACGCTCAAGGGTGTCCACACCCACATCGGCGCGTACCACATCCTCCACGGCGTGGACCTTGTGGTGCCCGCCAACCAGCTCACCATGCTGCTCGGCCGCAACGGCGCCGGCAAGACCACCACGCTGCGCACCATCATGGGCCTGTGGCACGCGAGCCAGGGCACGGTGGTGCTGGATGGCGTGGATATCACGAAGCAGCCCACGCCCGACACCGCACAAAGCGGCGTGGCCTATGTGCCCGAGAGCATGGGCATCTTCTCCGACCTGTCGGTGCGCGAGAACATGCTGCTGGCCGCGCGCGGTGCGCGCACGCTCGATGACATCGACACCGTGCGGCTCGAATGGATCTTCGGCCTGTTCCCCGCCATCAAGAAGTTCTGGCTGCACCCGGCCGGCAAACTGAGCGGCGGGCAGAAGCAGATGCTCGCGGTCTCGCGCGCCATCGTCGAGCCGCGCAAGCTGCTGCTGATCGACGAGCCCAGCAAGGGCCTGGCGCCCGCGATCATCCAGAACATGATCGCGGCCTTCCGCGAACTCAAGGCCGCCCAGACCACCATCCTGCTGGTCGAGCAGAACTTCAACTTCGCGCGCCAGCTCGGCGACTCCGTGGCTGTGATGGACGACGGGCGTGTGGTGCACAGCGGCTCGATGGCCGAACTGGCCGCAGACGAAGGAATGCAGTCACGGCTTCTCGGCCTTTCCCTGGGGGCACACCAATGA
- a CDS encoding ABC transporter ATP-binding protein: MLETQNLTVRFGGHVAVSAVSCAFAPGTLTAIVGPNGAGKTTYFNLISGQIKASAGSVRLGGHDISSLGAPARAQAGLGRAFQLTNLFPNLTVQENVRLAVQAKARAGLNLWRIWSDRRDLLQRADEVLETVALADKRDALASSLPHGDQRKLEVGILMALEPQVFMFDEPTAGMSVDEVPVILNLIRQLKNDKTKTILLVEHKMDVVRELSDRIIVLHNGELVADGDPAEVIASPVVQQAYLGINPTEEEAV, from the coding sequence ATGCTTGAAACCCAGAACCTCACGGTCCGCTTCGGCGGGCACGTGGCGGTGAGTGCTGTCTCCTGCGCGTTCGCGCCGGGCACGCTCACCGCCATCGTCGGCCCCAACGGCGCCGGCAAGACGACTTACTTCAACCTGATCTCAGGGCAGATCAAGGCCAGCGCGGGCAGCGTGCGCCTGGGCGGCCACGACATCTCGTCGCTTGGTGCGCCGGCGCGTGCGCAGGCCGGGCTGGGTCGGGCCTTTCAGCTGACCAACCTGTTCCCCAACCTCACGGTGCAGGAAAACGTTCGTTTGGCCGTGCAGGCCAAGGCCAGGGCGGGCCTGAACCTCTGGCGCATCTGGAGCGACCGGCGCGACCTGTTGCAGCGCGCCGACGAGGTACTGGAAACCGTGGCACTGGCCGACAAGCGCGACGCACTGGCCAGCAGCCTGCCGCACGGCGACCAGCGCAAACTTGAAGTGGGCATCCTCATGGCGCTGGAGCCGCAGGTCTTCATGTTCGACGAACCCACCGCCGGCATGAGCGTGGACGAGGTGCCGGTGATCCTGAACCTGATCCGCCAGCTCAAGAACGACAAGACCAAGACCATCCTGCTGGTCGAACACAAGATGGACGTGGTGCGCGAGCTCTCGGACCGCATCATCGTGCTGCACAACGGTGAGCTGGTGGCCGATGGCGACCCGGCAGAAGTGATCGCTTCACCGGTGGTGCAGCAGGCTTACCTCGGCATCAATCCGACCGAAGAGGAGGCTGTATGA
- a CDS encoding substrate-binding domain-containing protein, with the protein MTNPTRRLAVIAFACTAAFGASMAMAQASKGEIRIAHIHSKTGPLEAYAKQTQAGLMMGLSYATQGTMMVAGKKIVVIEKDDQGKPDVGKSLLAAAYADDKVDLAIGPTASPVALAMLPVAEEYKKILLVEPAVADSITGDKWNKYIFRTGRNSSQDAAANAVALDQPGNVVALLANDNAFGRDGVKATKDFMKKAKIVHEEYLPVGTTDFTAGLLRIVDKLKDQPGTKYISVGWSGAPTPFSKIAEMDLEKRYGIKLATGGNILPAMVAYKQFPGMEGALYYYFGIPKNPVNDAMVAEHYKQFKTPPDFFTAGGFSAAMAVVTALKKTNGDTKTDTLIKTMEGMSFDTPKGKMTFRAEDHQAMQSMYHFKIKVDPAFAWGVPELVREIKPEDLNIPIRNKR; encoded by the coding sequence ATGACAAACCCCACCCGCCGTCTGGCGGTCATCGCCTTTGCCTGCACCGCCGCGTTCGGTGCCTCGATGGCCATGGCGCAGGCCAGCAAGGGCGAGATCCGCATCGCCCACATCCACAGCAAGACCGGCCCGCTCGAGGCCTATGCCAAGCAAACCCAGGCGGGTCTGATGATGGGTCTGAGCTACGCCACGCAGGGCACCATGATGGTTGCAGGCAAGAAGATCGTGGTGATCGAGAAGGACGACCAGGGCAAGCCCGACGTGGGCAAGAGCCTGCTGGCCGCCGCCTACGCCGACGACAAGGTGGACCTGGCCATCGGCCCGACCGCTTCGCCCGTGGCCCTGGCCATGCTGCCGGTGGCCGAGGAATACAAGAAGATCCTGCTGGTCGAGCCCGCCGTGGCCGATTCGATCACCGGCGACAAGTGGAACAAGTACATCTTCCGCACCGGGCGCAACAGCAGCCAGGACGCCGCCGCCAACGCCGTGGCCCTGGACCAGCCGGGCAATGTGGTGGCCTTGCTCGCCAACGACAACGCCTTTGGCCGCGACGGCGTGAAGGCCACCAAGGACTTCATGAAGAAGGCCAAGATCGTTCACGAGGAATACCTGCCCGTGGGCACGACGGACTTCACCGCCGGCCTGCTGCGCATCGTCGACAAGCTCAAGGACCAGCCGGGCACCAAGTACATCTCGGTGGGCTGGTCGGGCGCGCCCACGCCGTTCAGCAAGATCGCTGAAATGGACCTGGAAAAACGCTACGGCATCAAGCTCGCCACCGGTGGCAACATCCTGCCGGCCATGGTGGCCTACAAGCAGTTCCCCGGCATGGAAGGCGCGCTGTATTACTACTTCGGCATCCCGAAGAACCCGGTGAACGACGCCATGGTGGCCGAGCACTACAAGCAGTTCAAGACGCCGCCAGACTTCTTCACGGCCGGCGGTTTCTCGGCCGCCATGGCGGTGGTGACTGCGCTCAAGAAGACCAACGGCGACACCAAGACCGACACGCTCATCAAGACCATGGAGGGCATGAGCTTCGACACACCCAAGGGCAAGATGACCTTCCGCGCGGAAGACCACCAGGCCATGCAGAGCATGTACCACTTCAAGATCAAGGTGGACCCGGCGTTTGCGTGGGGTGTGCCTGAGCTGGTGCGGGAGATCAAGCCAGAAGACTTGAACATCCCGATCCGCAACAAGCGCTGA